Proteins encoded by one window of Rhodamnia argentea isolate NSW1041297 chromosome 6, ASM2092103v1, whole genome shotgun sequence:
- the LOC115756172 gene encoding galactinol synthase 2-like — protein sequence MAPIIAAHAATNGFVKPKAESRPSCAYVTFLAGNGDYVKGVVGLAKGLRKVKSKYPLVVAILPDVPADHRKILVDQGCIVREIEPVYPPENQTQFAMAYYVINYSKLRIWEFVEYSKMIYLDGDIQVFDNIDHLFDLQSGFFYAVMDCFCEKTWSHTPQFKIGYCQQCPDKVQWPDDAGPKPSLYFNAGMFVYEPNLDTYHDLLETLKITPPTPFAEQDFLNMYFKDIYRPIPNAYNLVLAMLWRHPENVELEKVKVVHYCAAGSKPWRYTGEEENMDRDDIKMLVKRWWDIYNDESLDYKNIIARDEATKQTKWDRFLAVLADAGAFRFITAPSAA from the exons ATGGCTCCAATCATCGCCGCCCATGCTGCCACCAATGGATTCGTGAAACCGAAGGCCGAGAGCCGGCCTAGCTGCGCCTACGTCACGTTTTTGGCCGGAAACGGCGACTACGTGAAGGGTGTGGTTGGGCTGGCCAAGGGGCTGAGGAAGGTGAAGAGCAAGTACCCACTCGTGGTGGCGATCTTGCCGGACGTGCCGGCAGATCACAGGAAAATCCTAGTGGATCAGGGCTGCATCGTGAGGGAGATCGAGCCTGTCTATCCGCCGGAGAACCAGACTCAGTTTGCCATGGCCTATTATGTCATCAACTACTCCAAGCTCAGAATTTGGGAG TTTGTGGAGTACAGCAAGATGATCTATCTGGATGGAGACATCCAAGTCTTCGACAACATCGACCACCTCTTCGACCTCCAGAGCGGCTTCTTCTATGCGGTAATGGACTGCTTCTGCGAGAAGACGTGGAGTCACACCCCTCAGTTCAAGATCGGGTACTGCCAACAGTGCCCCGACAAGGTCCAATGGCCCGACGACGCTGGCCCGAAGCCGTCTCTCTACTTCAACGCCGGGATGTTCGTGTACGAGCCAAACCTGGACACGTACCACGATTTGCTGGAAACCCTCAAGATCACACCTCCGACTCCATTTGCTGAACAAGACTTCTTGAACATGTACTTCAAGGACATCTACAGACCCATTCCTAACGCGTACAACCTCGTGCTCGCGATGTTGTGGCGTCACCCGGAGAATGTCGAGCTGGAAAAGGTGAAGGTCGTTCACTATTGTGCCGCGGGGTCAAAGCCGTGGCGGTACACGGGCGAGGAAGAGAACATGGACCGGGACGATATCAAGATGCTGGTGAAGAGGTGGTGGGATATCTACAATGACGAGTCCTTGGACTATAAAAACATCATTGCTAGAGATGAAGCCACGAAGCAAACAAAATGGGATCGATTCCTCGCAGTGTTGGCGGACGCCGGAGCTTTCCGCTTCATAACCGCCCCGTCCGCGGCATAG